From Gammaproteobacteria bacterium, the proteins below share one genomic window:
- the amrB gene encoding AmmeMemoRadiSam system protein B, protein MKMSRKPAVAGSFYPDDPQLLAVMVDELLAQNPVQGYRPKALIVPHAGYIYSGAIAASAYNALQPLRDTVRRVILLGPSHSVAFHGLACSEADTFVTPLGAVELCKKDLSLVQKLPQLKPLEQAHQREHSLEVQLPFLQRTLQQFTLLPLVVGDASAEEVSEVLEPLWGGDETLIVVSSDLSHYLSYSKAKALDLATSQAIETLNTEGVGAGQACGRAPIIGLLHAAKAHHLHVTTLDLRNSGDTAGTKDRVVGYGAYVLQ, encoded by the coding sequence ATGAAAATGAGCAGAAAACCGGCCGTTGCCGGAAGCTTCTATCCTGACGATCCGCAGCTACTGGCAGTGATGGTGGATGAGCTTCTGGCCCAGAACCCTGTGCAAGGCTATCGACCCAAGGCATTAATTGTCCCCCATGCTGGTTACATCTACTCCGGTGCGATTGCCGCCAGTGCCTATAATGCGCTGCAACCTCTGCGCGACACTGTTCGCCGCGTGATCTTGCTAGGCCCCTCGCACTCTGTTGCATTCCACGGGCTTGCGTGCAGTGAAGCGGATACTTTTGTCACCCCATTGGGTGCTGTTGAGCTATGTAAAAAAGATCTTTCACTGGTTCAAAAACTTCCCCAGCTAAAGCCGCTGGAGCAGGCTCACCAACGTGAGCACAGTCTGGAGGTGCAGCTCCCTTTTTTACAGCGCACCCTGCAACAGTTCACTCTGCTGCCGCTGGTGGTGGGTGATGCCTCTGCTGAAGAGGTGAGTGAAGTTTTAGAGCCGCTGTGGGGAGGTGATGAAACACTGATAGTAGTGAGTTCCGACCTGAGTCACTACCTGAGCTACTCGAAGGCAAAGGCGCTCGACCTGGCCACTAGCCAAGCAATTGAAACGCTGAACACGGAAGGGGTTGGTGCAGGGCAAGCGTGTGGAAGAGCACCCATAATCGGACTATTACATGCCGCTAAAGCACACCACCTGCACGTAACTACCCTTGATCTACGCAACTCAGGAGATACCGCTGGCACAAAGGATCGTGTGGTCGGGTATGGTGCTTATGTCCTACAATAA
- the amrS gene encoding AmmeMemoRadiSam system radical SAM enzyme: MTAIDSYQDALDHPWPTRYWHPLADGRVQCDLCPRFCQLKEGQRGFCFVRANVNNAIVLTTYGRSSGYCIDPVEKKPLNHFLPGTPVLSFGTAGCNLACKFCQNWDISNSRAVDTLADAASPELIARAAVALKCRSVAYTYNDPVIFHEYAIDVAQACAEQGVKSIAVSAGYVCAAPRAEFYDAMDAVNIDLKSMREPFYHKLTGGHLQAVLETIQYIKHETDVWLELTTLLIPGENDSAQELQQLSQWVVEKLGPDVPLHFSAFHPDFKMMDKPSTPAETLQRARKIALDNGLHYVYTGNLHDKAGESTYCHLCGEMLIGRDGYQLSEWNLTSQGHCRFCDTPCAGLFEAQPGGWGARRQVVDLKSFVTTSEGG; this comes from the coding sequence ATGACAGCAATAGACAGTTATCAGGATGCGCTTGATCACCCGTGGCCGACGCGTTACTGGCACCCGCTGGCAGATGGTCGGGTGCAGTGCGACCTCTGTCCGCGCTTTTGTCAGTTAAAAGAGGGGCAGCGTGGATTCTGCTTTGTGCGGGCTAATGTGAATAATGCCATTGTATTGACCACGTATGGCCGCTCAAGTGGCTATTGCATTGACCCTGTTGAGAAAAAACCACTTAACCACTTTCTACCCGGCACCCCGGTACTCTCATTTGGTACGGCGGGTTGTAACTTGGCCTGTAAGTTTTGTCAAAACTGGGATATCAGCAACTCTCGGGCGGTTGATACCTTGGCAGATGCGGCTTCCCCTGAGTTGATTGCGCGGGCTGCGGTGGCGCTAAAGTGCCGCAGTGTTGCCTACACCTACAATGATCCGGTTATCTTTCATGAATATGCGATTGATGTTGCCCAGGCGTGTGCAGAGCAGGGGGTAAAGTCGATTGCTGTGAGTGCCGGTTATGTGTGTGCAGCACCCCGGGCTGAGTTTTATGACGCTATGGATGCGGTGAATATTGACCTAAAATCGATGCGCGAACCGTTCTACCATAAACTCACCGGAGGGCATTTGCAGGCGGTGCTGGAGACTATTCAATATATCAAGCATGAAACGGATGTCTGGTTGGAACTCACAACACTGTTGATTCCCGGCGAAAATGATTCAGCTCAGGAGCTACAGCAACTCAGCCAGTGGGTGGTGGAAAAGTTAGGGCCCGATGTACCGCTGCACTTTAGCGCCTTTCACCCTGACTTTAAGATGATGGACAAGCCATCAACACCCGCTGAAACCCTGCAGCGGGCACGGAAAATTGCGCTCGATAATGGCCTGCATTATGTCTATACCGGCAATCTACACGATAAAGCCGGAGAGAGTACCTATTGCCACCTCTGTGGTGAAATGTTGATTGGTCGGGATGGGTATCAACTCTCTGAGTGGAACCTGACTTCTCAGGGGCATTGTCGCTTCTGTGATACCCCTTGTGCTGGTTTGTTTGAAGCGCAACCAGGTGGTTGGGGAGCGCGACGGCAGGTGGTGGACCTGAAAAGCTTTGTAACGACGTCTGAAGGAGGTTGA
- the amrA gene encoding AmmeMemoRadiSam system protein A produces MSYNKQPLEGQAKQQLLSLARESITCGLQRHQPATVKLDDYPAALQQRGASFVTLEKQGMLRGCIGTLEAYRPLAIDVAENAFAAAFRDPRFPPVQADELSDLQLHISLLTPPEPLPVKDQAELLRRLQPGIDGLILHEGNLRATFLPSVWESLPEPRQFLAQLKLKAGLPADYWSETLHFERYKTISIDPPNPDIS; encoded by the coding sequence ATGTCCTACAATAAACAGCCCCTAGAGGGCCAAGCAAAACAACAACTACTCTCCCTTGCCAGAGAGTCCATCACATGTGGTTTGCAGCGCCATCAGCCTGCTACGGTAAAGCTCGACGACTACCCAGCAGCACTTCAACAGCGAGGGGCAAGTTTTGTGACGCTGGAAAAGCAGGGTATGTTACGGGGCTGTATCGGCACCCTTGAAGCCTACCGACCACTGGCTATTGATGTGGCAGAGAATGCCTTTGCAGCGGCTTTTCGTGACCCTCGCTTCCCCCCTGTTCAGGCAGATGAGTTGAGCGATCTACAGCTCCACATATCACTGCTTACCCCACCAGAGCCATTGCCAGTAAAAGATCAAGCCGAGCTATTACGTCGACTACAGCCAGGCATTGATGGGCTTATTCTGCACGAAGGCAACCTCCGCGCCACCTTTCTTCCCTCGGTGTGGGAGAGCTTGCCAGAGCCACGCCAGTTTCTTGCTCAGCTCAAACTAAAGGCGGGCCTGCCGGCAGATTACTGGTCTGAAACGCTTCACTTTGAGCGCTATAAAACCATCAGCATTGATCCCCCTAATCCAGATATTTCATAA